A genomic segment from Aspergillus puulaauensis MK2 DNA, chromosome 1, nearly complete sequence encodes:
- the RPL24 gene encoding 60S ribosomal protein eL24 (COG:J;~EggNog:ENOG410PNQT;~InterPro:IPR038630,IPR000988,IPR023442;~PFAM:PF01246) — MRTYDDSFSGQKIYPGKGKLFVRGDSKIFRFQNGKSESLFLQRKNPRRIAWTVLFRRQHKKGISEEVAKKRTRRAVKHQRGIVGASLDVIKERRSQRPEARAAVRQQAIKDAKEKKAATESKKKADKAKSAASAGKGAAQRIQSKQGSKGSAPKVAAKSR, encoded by the exons ATGCGTACCTACGACGATTCTTTCAGCGGTCAAAAGATCTACCCCGGAAAG GGTAAGCTGTTCGTCCGTGGCGACAGCAAGATCTTCCGCTTCCAGAATGGAAAGTCCGAATCCCTTTTCCTCCAGCGCAAGAACCCTCGCCGGATAGCTTGGACTGTTCTCTTCCGTCGCCAGCACAAGAAGGGTATCTCTGAG GAAGTTGCTAAGAAGCGTACCCGCCGTGCCGTCAAGCACCAGCGTGGCATCGTCGGTGCCTCCCTCGACGTGATCAAGGAGCGCCGTTCTCAGCGCCCCGAGGCCCGTGCCGCTGTCCGCCAgcaggccatcaaggacgccaaggagaagaaggctgccaccgagagcaagaagaaggccgacaAGGCTAAGTCCGCCGCCTCTGCTGGCAAGGGTGCTGCTCAGCGCATCCAGAGCAAGCAGGGCTCCAAGGGTTCCGCCCCCAAGGTCGCTGCCAAGTCTCGTTAA